A single window of Halotalea alkalilenta DNA harbors:
- a CDS encoding ABC transporter substrate-binding protein — translation MTIMYPGVLRHSRQLAVAAALGLGTLASPLVAEAATTIRGVMDSPLRMLDPIATTAHITRNHGYMVYDTLLGMDLEHQPRPQMADWTVSDDGMTYTFTLRDGLKWHDGAPVTAADCVASIQRWAARDAGGQMLMDNVAELEASDDKTITLSLSKPFGYVLELLAKPSGVPAFMMPERIARTPADQTISEAIGSGPFKFVADEFQPGVQAVYEKFADYVPRSEPLNGTAGGKQVEVDRVEFVAMPDAQTAMNALQSGDIDFFEQVPIDLLPLLEGNDEIHTQVLNELGYQSMGRMNFLQPPFDDVNIRRAALTALGQSDVLAAMVGNPEYYETCGSVFGCGTPLADETGGQSLVDGGDPARARQMLEQAGYDGTPVAILQATDVPILVAPPVVAAEQLRKAGFNVQLMPMDWQSIVARRVNQGPVAQGGWNMFFTNWIVQEVWNPINNPMLNGGGPAKAWFGWPEDEEIDRLRAEFAAATDEATQREVASRIQAHAMDYVSYVPLGQYRVVSAWRSELEGIRPAPVPEFWGVSKRQD, via the coding sequence ATGACCATCATGTATCCCGGCGTTCTGCGCCATTCCCGCCAGCTGGCCGTCGCTGCAGCGCTCGGCCTCGGCACCCTCGCCTCGCCGCTCGTCGCCGAGGCGGCCACCACCATCCGTGGGGTGATGGACTCGCCGCTGCGGATGCTCGATCCGATCGCCACCACCGCGCACATCACCCGCAACCACGGCTACATGGTCTACGACACCCTGCTCGGCATGGACCTGGAGCACCAGCCGCGCCCGCAGATGGCGGACTGGACGGTGTCCGACGACGGGATGACCTATACGTTCACCCTGCGTGATGGGCTGAAATGGCACGACGGCGCGCCGGTCACCGCCGCCGACTGCGTCGCCTCGATCCAGCGCTGGGCGGCGCGCGACGCGGGCGGCCAGATGCTGATGGACAACGTCGCTGAGCTCGAGGCCAGCGACGACAAGACCATCACGTTGAGCCTCTCCAAGCCGTTCGGCTACGTGCTCGAGCTCTTGGCCAAGCCCTCCGGGGTACCGGCGTTCATGATGCCGGAGCGGATCGCGCGGACCCCGGCCGACCAGACCATCAGCGAGGCGATCGGCTCCGGGCCGTTCAAGTTCGTCGCCGATGAGTTCCAGCCTGGCGTCCAGGCGGTTTATGAAAAGTTCGCCGACTACGTGCCGCGCTCCGAGCCACTCAATGGCACCGCCGGTGGCAAGCAGGTCGAGGTCGATCGGGTCGAGTTCGTCGCCATGCCCGACGCCCAGACCGCGATGAATGCGCTGCAATCGGGCGACATCGACTTCTTCGAACAGGTACCGATCGACCTGCTGCCGCTGCTCGAGGGCAACGACGAGATCCACACGCAAGTGCTCAACGAGCTCGGCTACCAGAGCATGGGGAGGATGAATTTCCTCCAGCCGCCGTTCGACGACGTCAACATACGCCGCGCCGCGCTCACTGCGCTCGGCCAGAGCGACGTGCTCGCCGCGATGGTTGGCAACCCTGAATACTACGAGACCTGTGGGTCGGTGTTCGGATGCGGCACGCCGCTTGCAGATGAAACCGGCGGCCAGAGCCTGGTCGACGGCGGTGATCCCGCCAGGGCCAGGCAGATGCTCGAGCAAGCGGGGTACGACGGCACGCCGGTGGCGATCCTCCAGGCCACCGATGTGCCGATACTGGTCGCACCGCCCGTGGTGGCGGCCGAACAGCTGCGCAAGGCCGGGTTCAATGTCCAGCTGATGCCGATGGACTGGCAGTCCATCGTTGCCCGCCGGGTCAACCAGGGACCGGTGGCGCAGGGCGGCTGGAACATGTTCTTCACCAACTGGATCGTCCAGGAAGTATGGAACCCGATCAACAACCCGATGCTCAACGGCGGTGGCCCAGCCAAGGCGTGGTTCGGCTGGCCCGAGGACGAAGAGATCGATCGCCTTCGCGCCGAGTTCGCCGCGGCGACCGACGAAGCCACCCAGCGCGAGGTGGCGAGCCGGATCCAGGCCCACGCGATGGACTACGTAAGCTACGTGCCGCTTGGCCAGTACCGGGTGGTGAGCGCCTGGCGCAGCGAGCTCGAAGGTATTCGGCCCGCGCCGGTGCCGGAGTTCTGGGGCGTGAGCAAGCGCCAGGATTGA
- a CDS encoding ArgE/DapE family deacylase, with product MNSDIEISAELERALIDSVEAGFAEQLAFTRRMVEFRSLRGDESELQAFFHQALQQRGYEVESFGMDRELIERHPGGSKWSDTHSSAPIVVGTHHPREERGRSLILQGHVDVVPTGPQSCWERDPFAGEIDGQWMYGRGAGDMKAGCAANLFALDALRRIGLQPAARVHIQSVVEEESTGNGALMAHLRGYRADAALVPEPEGEQLVRANVGVLWFQVMVRGLPVHVHTMGEGGNAIDGAYRLIGALRELEQQWNERKVDHPLFAELAHPINLNIGKIEGGDWASSVPCWCRVDCRISLYPGVDADSAAKQISDCIAAFAASDPLLSEFPPELTFNGFYAEGYVLEPGSQAEAVLARAHRAVFGRELETMVSPAYLDARVYALYDRIPALCYGPVAKNVHGYDEAVDLDSLKEITKAMALFIAQWCKTEPVAAEGPGGQG from the coding sequence ATGAATAGCGACATAGAGATTTCCGCAGAGCTTGAGCGCGCGCTGATCGACTCGGTGGAAGCCGGTTTCGCCGAACAGCTGGCGTTCACTCGCCGGATGGTGGAGTTCCGCTCGTTGCGAGGCGACGAGTCCGAGCTGCAGGCGTTCTTCCACCAAGCGCTGCAACAGCGCGGCTACGAGGTGGAGAGCTTCGGCATGGACCGGGAGCTGATCGAGCGCCATCCCGGCGGTTCGAAATGGTCGGATACCCATTCCAGCGCACCGATCGTCGTCGGCACCCATCACCCCCGCGAAGAGCGGGGGCGTTCGCTGATCCTGCAGGGGCACGTCGACGTCGTACCGACCGGGCCGCAGAGCTGCTGGGAGCGCGACCCCTTCGCCGGCGAGATCGATGGGCAGTGGATGTACGGACGCGGCGCGGGAGACATGAAGGCCGGTTGCGCGGCCAATCTGTTCGCCCTCGACGCGCTGCGCAGGATCGGCCTGCAGCCGGCGGCGAGAGTCCATATCCAGTCGGTGGTCGAGGAAGAGTCCACCGGCAACGGCGCATTGATGGCGCACCTGCGCGGCTACCGCGCCGACGCGGCGCTGGTGCCCGAGCCCGAGGGGGAGCAACTGGTGCGCGCCAACGTCGGCGTGCTGTGGTTCCAGGTCATGGTGCGCGGCCTGCCGGTGCATGTGCACACCATGGGCGAAGGCGGCAACGCGATCGACGGAGCCTATCGTCTGATCGGTGCGCTGCGTGAGCTCGAGCAGCAGTGGAACGAGCGCAAGGTCGACCATCCGCTGTTCGCTGAGCTTGCGCATCCGATCAACCTCAACATCGGCAAGATCGAAGGCGGGGACTGGGCCTCGTCGGTGCCGTGCTGGTGCCGGGTCGACTGCAGGATCTCGCTCTATCCTGGCGTGGATGCCGACTCCGCCGCCAAGCAGATCAGCGACTGCATCGCCGCCTTCGCGGCGAGCGACCCGCTGCTGTCCGAGTTTCCACCGGAGCTGACCTTCAATGGCTTCTACGCCGAGGGATACGTACTCGAGCCCGGATCGCAGGCCGAGGCGGTGCTCGCCCGCGCCCACCGTGCGGTGTTCGGCAGGGAGCTCGAGACCATGGTCTCTCCGGCCTATCTCGATGCCCGGGTCTACGCGCTCTACGACCGGATTCCGGCGCTCTGCTACGGGCCGGTGGCGAAGAACGTCCATGGCTACGACGAAGCGGTCGACCTCGATTCGCTCAAGGAGATCACCAAGGCGATGGCGCTGTTCATCGCCCAGTGGTGCAAAACCGAACCGGTGGCGGCAGAAGGCCCCGGCGGCCAGGGGTGA
- a CDS encoding M20/M25/M40 family metallo-hydrolase: MHTHDLPFDVDEMLAGLKTWIECESPSLDPAAVDRMMDLAAFDLAAAGATVERIPGRAGYGGSVRARFPHRDFGKPGILIAGHMDTVHPLGTLEVLPFRREGELCYGPGIMDMKGGNYVSLEALRQLLRAGLETPLPVTVLFTPDEELGTPSTRALIENEARKHRYVLVPEPAHPGGAATIGRYAIARFDLASKGRPSHAGARLSEGRSAIAVMARKILEIEAMSTDDCTFSVGVVHGGQWANCVASACRGEALSMAKTQQDLDRGVARMMALADDDFSIVRGVTRPVWEPNQPGTMAMFELAKEIAAELGFELSGQSSPGGSDGNFTGALGIPTLDSLGVRGNGLHTLNEHIEVSSLVERARLMAALLMRLE, translated from the coding sequence ATGCATACCCACGATCTACCCTTCGACGTCGATGAGATGCTGGCAGGGCTCAAGACCTGGATCGAATGTGAAAGCCCGAGTCTCGATCCGGCGGCGGTCGACCGGATGATGGACCTCGCCGCCTTCGATCTCGCCGCCGCGGGCGCCACGGTGGAGCGCATCCCGGGCCGAGCGGGATACGGTGGCTCGGTTCGGGCGAGATTTCCCCATCGCGACTTCGGCAAGCCGGGGATCCTGATCGCGGGGCACATGGATACCGTGCACCCGCTCGGTACGCTCGAGGTGCTGCCGTTCAGGCGCGAGGGCGAGCTGTGCTACGGCCCCGGCATCATGGACATGAAGGGCGGTAACTACGTAAGCCTCGAGGCGCTGCGCCAGCTCCTGCGCGCCGGCCTCGAGACGCCTTTGCCGGTGACCGTGCTGTTCACTCCCGACGAGGAGCTCGGCACGCCCTCGACCCGCGCGCTGATCGAGAACGAGGCGCGCAAGCATCGCTACGTGCTGGTGCCCGAGCCGGCCCATCCTGGCGGTGCGGCGACGATCGGCCGCTACGCGATCGCACGGTTCGACCTGGCGAGCAAAGGGCGCCCGAGCCATGCCGGGGCGAGACTGTCGGAAGGGCGCTCGGCGATCGCGGTGATGGCGCGCAAGATCCTCGAGATCGAAGCGATGAGCACCGACGACTGCACTTTCAGCGTCGGCGTGGTCCACGGCGGGCAGTGGGCCAACTGCGTGGCTTCCGCCTGTCGCGGCGAGGCGCTGAGCATGGCCAAGACCCAGCAGGACCTCGATCGCGGCGTGGCTCGGATGATGGCGCTGGCCGATGACGATTTCTCCATCGTCCGTGGTGTCACTCGTCCGGTCTGGGAGCCCAACCAGCCCGGTACCATGGCGATGTTCGAACTGGCCAAGGAGATCGCCGCCGAGCTCGGTTTCGAGTTGTCCGGCCAGAGCAGCCCGGGCGGCTCCGACGGCAACTTCACCGGCGCACTGGGCATTCCCACGCTGGATTCGCTCGGCGTGCGCGGCAATGGCCTGCATACGCTGAACGAGCATATCGAGGTGTCGAGTCTGGTCGAGCGGGCCCGGCTGATGGCGGCACTGCTGATGCGGCTCGAGTGA
- a CDS encoding ABC transporter permease — MPEGRGASRLLSRLFATRPKAVTLIAAVVLALIVAIALLAPWLANHDPLALSPANRLQGMSESFWLGTDAYGRDLYSRILYGAQVSLIVGVGVAILSVAIGLPLGLLAGYFRAIDAILMRIMDGLMAIPGILLAIAIVSLTSANLWTVMLAIMVPEIPQVVRLVRSRVLSAREEPFVEAAVLMGTPTLKLMIRHLMPSTIAPLIVQGTYICASAILTEAILSFLGAGIGTEIPSWGNIMSEGRIYFQIKPSLIFWAGLLLSACILSINLLGDSARDALDPKMKRRNA, encoded by the coding sequence ATGCCCGAAGGTCGCGGCGCCAGCCGCCTGCTCTCCCGGCTGTTCGCCACCCGGCCCAAGGCGGTGACGCTGATCGCCGCGGTGGTGCTTGCGCTGATCGTCGCGATCGCGCTGCTCGCGCCCTGGCTCGCCAACCACGATCCGCTGGCGCTGTCGCCGGCCAACCGCCTCCAGGGCATGAGCGAGAGCTTCTGGCTCGGCACCGACGCCTATGGACGCGATCTCTACTCACGCATCCTCTATGGTGCCCAGGTGTCGCTGATCGTCGGTGTCGGGGTGGCGATACTGAGCGTCGCGATCGGCCTGCCGCTGGGCCTGCTCGCCGGCTACTTCCGCGCCATCGATGCGATCCTGATGCGGATCATGGACGGCCTGATGGCGATTCCCGGGATCCTGCTCGCGATCGCGATCGTCTCGCTGACCAGCGCCAACCTATGGACGGTGATGCTGGCGATCATGGTGCCGGAGATCCCGCAGGTGGTGAGGCTGGTGCGCTCGCGGGTGCTCTCGGCCCGCGAGGAGCCGTTCGTCGAGGCTGCGGTGCTGATGGGCACCCCGACGCTCAAGCTGATGATCCGCCATCTGATGCCGAGCACGATCGCGCCGCTGATCGTCCAGGGCACCTACATCTGCGCCTCGGCGATCCTCACCGAGGCGATCCTCTCGTTCCTCGGCGCCGGGATCGGCACCGAGATCCCCTCGTGGGGCAACATCATGTCGGAGGGCCGGATCTACTTCCAGATCAAACCCTCGCTGATCTTCTGGGCAGGGCTTTTGCTCTCCGCCTGCATCCTGTCGATCAACCTGCTCGGCGACAGCGCTCGTGACGCGCTGGATCCGAAGATGAAACGGAGGAACGCCTGA
- a CDS encoding amidase, translated as MLPCHQLDATQVLELFRHRELSPSEYLAEIEAQIARWEPRINALYGYDPEPLRAAAAASSQRWARGEPIGPLDGVPVTLKELISTPGLPIPLGTSTTELVPMQHEAPPAARMREAGALMLAKTTCPDFGMLSSGLSSFHGTTRNPWNLDCNTGGSSSGAGAAAAAGFGPLHVGTDIGGSVRLPAAWCGVVGFKPSLGRIPIDPYYVGRCAGPMTRSVEDAALMMAALAQDDRRDAMRLPPARIDWSNLPTSVAGMRIGVMISSGCGQPLDDEIATVVERAAKCFEAAGAILVPLEPVLTREMLDGLDDFWRARQWSQLERLPADKREEVMPYILDWARRGGEIDGVTAVRGFEQTMMMRAVTEAVFDRVDALLSPTTPVVSFAASAHSPLDDPQRPFEHIAYTLPWNMGEQPALSLNAGWSRDGMPIGLQIVGPRFFDREVLGLGRAFELFGEVERRSPTLPG; from the coding sequence ATGTTGCCATGCCATCAACTCGACGCGACCCAGGTGCTCGAACTGTTCCGTCATCGCGAACTGTCACCGAGCGAGTATCTGGCTGAGATCGAAGCCCAGATCGCTCGCTGGGAGCCGCGGATCAATGCGCTCTACGGCTACGATCCCGAGCCGCTGCGCGCCGCCGCCGCTGCCTCCAGCCAGCGCTGGGCGAGGGGCGAGCCGATCGGCCCGCTCGACGGGGTACCGGTGACGCTCAAGGAGCTGATCAGTACGCCTGGGCTGCCAATTCCGCTTGGCACCTCGACCACCGAGCTGGTCCCGATGCAGCATGAAGCACCGCCGGCGGCGCGGATGCGCGAAGCTGGTGCGCTGATGCTGGCCAAGACCACCTGCCCGGATTTCGGCATGCTCTCCTCGGGGCTTTCGAGCTTCCACGGCACCACGCGCAACCCCTGGAACCTCGATTGCAACACCGGCGGCTCGAGCTCCGGCGCCGGAGCGGCGGCGGCGGCGGGGTTCGGTCCACTGCACGTCGGCACCGACATCGGTGGCTCGGTACGCCTGCCGGCGGCCTGGTGCGGGGTCGTCGGCTTCAAGCCGAGTCTTGGACGGATTCCGATCGATCCTTACTATGTCGGTCGCTGCGCCGGGCCGATGACCCGCAGCGTCGAGGACGCCGCGCTGATGATGGCGGCGCTGGCCCAGGACGATCGACGGGATGCGATGCGCCTGCCCCCGGCGCGGATCGACTGGTCGAACCTGCCCACCTCGGTGGCGGGGATGCGGATCGGCGTGATGATCTCCTCCGGCTGCGGCCAGCCGCTCGACGACGAGATCGCGACCGTGGTCGAGCGCGCGGCCAAGTGTTTCGAGGCCGCCGGCGCCATATTGGTGCCGCTCGAACCGGTGCTCACCCGCGAGATGCTCGACGGCCTCGACGACTTCTGGCGCGCCCGCCAGTGGAGCCAGCTCGAGCGGCTGCCGGCGGACAAGCGCGAGGAGGTGATGCCCTACATCCTCGACTGGGCCCGGCGTGGCGGCGAGATCGACGGTGTCACCGCGGTGCGGGGGTTCGAGCAGACCATGATGATGCGCGCGGTCACCGAGGCGGTGTTCGATCGGGTCGATGCGCTGCTCTCGCCGACCACCCCGGTGGTGTCGTTCGCAGCCAGCGCCCACTCGCCGCTCGACGATCCCCAGCGTCCGTTCGAGCACATCGCCTATACCTTGCCGTGGAACATGGGCGAGCAGCCAGCGCTCTCGCTCAACGCCGGCTGGAGCCGCGATGGCATGCCGATCGGATTGCAGATCGTCGGTCCGCGCTTCTTCGACCGCGAGGTGCTCGGTCTCGGCCGCGCTTTCGAGCTGTTCGGCGAGGTAGAGCGTCGCAGCCCAACGCTACCCGGCTGA
- a CDS encoding LysR family transcriptional regulator gives MQLRSLHYFDAVARCRSLRQAAALLHIVPTALSRQIVQLEHELGAKLIERSPKGVRLTAAGELLAEQASRTLKELDRVRERIDDLRELGAGHVSLYVTEGLAAGLVAPVLARLTRDHPRLRFTLCIQSAPAIVRALREGVCDIGVAFFIDEEEGIERRRVGRLEQCMIVAPSHPLANAQRVSLATLAAQQLALPDQGYGVRRTLDALAKVAGVEIDPAYVTASIEMQKALARSGAAALVLPRLAVAHECVQGEFVAVPIDEPRLSRVAIDLCVPAHAQPGFAVVETLARLAHAFDEGGVAQTCAA, from the coding sequence ATGCAGCTGCGTTCGCTTCACTATTTCGATGCCGTCGCCCGCTGCCGCTCGCTGCGCCAGGCGGCGGCGCTCCTGCACATCGTGCCCACCGCGCTGAGTCGCCAGATCGTACAGCTCGAGCATGAGCTCGGCGCCAAGTTGATCGAGCGCAGCCCCAAGGGTGTGCGCTTGACCGCCGCTGGCGAGCTATTGGCCGAACAGGCCTCGCGCACGCTCAAGGAGCTCGATCGGGTTCGCGAGCGGATCGACGACCTGCGCGAGCTCGGCGCCGGCCACGTCAGCCTCTACGTGACCGAAGGGCTCGCCGCCGGGCTGGTCGCGCCGGTGCTCGCCAGGCTCACGCGCGATCATCCGCGGCTGCGCTTCACCCTTTGCATCCAGAGCGCCCCGGCGATCGTCAGGGCCCTGCGCGAAGGGGTGTGCGACATAGGCGTTGCGTTCTTCATCGACGAAGAGGAGGGCATCGAGCGTCGGCGGGTCGGGCGCCTGGAGCAGTGCATGATCGTCGCGCCCTCGCATCCGCTGGCCAACGCCCAGCGGGTGTCGCTGGCGACGCTCGCGGCCCAGCAGCTGGCGCTGCCCGACCAGGGCTATGGTGTACGGCGCACCCTCGACGCCTTGGCCAAGGTGGCCGGGGTGGAGATCGACCCTGCCTATGTGACCGCTTCGATCGAGATGCAGAAGGCGCTGGCGCGCTCGGGCGCCGCCGCCCTGGTGCTGCCGCGGCTCGCGGTGGCCCACGAATGCGTGCAAGGGGAGTTCGTCGCGGTGCCGATCGACGAACCCAGGCTGAGCAGGGTGGCGATCGATCTCTGCGTGCCGGCCCATGCGCAGCCCGGTTTCGCCGTGGTCGAGACCCTGGCGCGGCTCGCCCACGCCTTCGATGAGGGGGGTGTGGCCCAAACGTGTGCAGCCTGA
- a CDS encoding ABC transporter ATP-binding protein, which yields MSTATVTSERDSADPAAEKVLEVEGLVVETGGKHPAPILRGVSFSIRPGETLCLVGESGSGKSVTSLATMGLLPRGALVARAGRILLDGENLLEATPSRLKALRASRMAMIFQEPMTALNPVLSVGRQLDEVLETHTRLSSRERKAKVLDAFSQVHLPEIERIYSSFPHQLSGGQRQRIMIAMALVLEPRLLIADEPTTALDVTTQKQILSLIKELQQKHGTAVLFITHDMGVVVDIADRVCVMNKGEVVESGEVAQVLGAPRETYTQTLLDAVPSLTPRAPRIEASQKTVLEVQALEKVFEGGRGLMRWLGKSSEGTRAVDDVSFRLKRGRTLGIVGESGSGKSTLARCVMRLETPSGGAIRVDGKEISELSRSMLKPHRKRIQMIFQDPNRSLNPRRTVGDSLVEGPMNYGTPRKQAWARGRELLELVGLPADAIDRYPHQFSGGQRQRIAIARALMMEPEVIVADEAVSALDVSVQAQVLGLIDEIQQRLGIAVLFITHDLRVAAQICDEVLVMQRGKLVEYGPAAAVLANPQAEYTRALMEAAPGRHWDFAARAPLQPIAG from the coding sequence ATGAGTACCGCCACAGTGACGTCCGAACGCGATTCTGCCGACCCGGCCGCGGAGAAGGTGCTCGAGGTCGAGGGGCTGGTGGTCGAGACTGGCGGCAAGCATCCGGCGCCGATCCTTCGCGGCGTGTCGTTCTCGATCCGCCCCGGTGAGACCCTTTGCCTGGTCGGCGAGTCAGGCTCGGGCAAGTCGGTGACCTCGCTCGCCACCATGGGACTGCTGCCGCGCGGTGCGCTGGTGGCGCGAGCAGGGCGCATCCTGCTCGACGGCGAGAACCTGCTCGAGGCCACCCCTTCGCGGCTCAAGGCGCTGCGGGCCAGCCGCATGGCGATGATCTTCCAGGAGCCGATGACCGCGCTGAACCCGGTGCTCAGCGTTGGTCGCCAGCTCGATGAAGTGCTCGAGACCCACACCCGGCTGTCGTCGCGTGAGCGCAAGGCCAAGGTGCTCGACGCCTTCTCCCAGGTCCATCTGCCGGAGATCGAGCGCATCTATTCGAGCTTCCCGCACCAGCTCTCGGGCGGCCAGCGCCAGCGGATCATGATCGCGATGGCGCTGGTGCTCGAGCCTCGGCTGTTGATCGCCGACGAGCCGACCACCGCGCTCGACGTCACCACGCAAAAGCAGATCCTCTCCTTGATCAAGGAGCTGCAGCAGAAGCACGGCACCGCGGTGCTGTTCATCACCCACGACATGGGCGTGGTGGTCGACATCGCGGACCGGGTCTGCGTGATGAACAAAGGCGAGGTGGTCGAGAGCGGCGAGGTCGCCCAGGTGCTCGGTGCGCCTCGCGAGACCTATACCCAGACCCTGCTCGACGCGGTGCCTAGCCTCACCCCGCGTGCGCCGCGCATCGAGGCGAGCCAGAAGACCGTGCTCGAAGTCCAGGCGCTGGAGAAGGTGTTCGAAGGCGGCCGCGGACTGATGCGCTGGCTGGGCAAGTCGAGCGAGGGCACGCGCGCGGTGGACGATGTCAGCTTCCGGCTCAAGCGCGGGCGCACGCTCGGCATCGTCGGGGAGTCGGGCTCGGGCAAGTCGACGCTCGCGCGCTGCGTGATGCGCCTCGAGACGCCGAGCGGCGGCGCGATCCGGGTCGATGGCAAGGAAATCTCCGAACTCTCGCGCTCGATGCTCAAGCCGCACCGCAAGCGGATCCAGATGATCTTCCAGGACCCCAATCGCTCGCTCAACCCGCGCCGCACCGTCGGCGACAGCCTGGTCGAGGGGCCGATGAACTACGGCACGCCGCGCAAGCAGGCGTGGGCGCGCGGGCGCGAGCTGCTCGAACTGGTGGGCCTGCCGGCGGATGCGATCGATCGCTACCCGCACCAGTTCTCCGGAGGCCAGCGTCAGCGTATCGCGATCGCACGTGCGCTGATGATGGAGCCCGAGGTGATCGTCGCCGACGAGGCGGTATCGGCGCTCGACGTCTCGGTGCAGGCGCAGGTGCTGGGGCTGATCGATGAGATCCAGCAGCGCCTCGGGATCGCGGTGCTGTTCATCACCCACGATCTCAGGGTGGCGGCGCAGATCTGCGACGAGGTGCTGGTGATGCAGCGAGGCAAGCTGGTGGAGTACGGTCCGGCGGCGGCGGTACTGGCCAACCCCCAGGCCGAGTACACCCGCGCGCTGATGGAGGCGGCCCCGGGACGGCATTGGGACTTCGCCGCCCGTGCACCGTTGCAACCGATCGCTGGATGA
- a CDS encoding ABC transporter permease, which translates to MLSYFVRRVIAAIPVMLVVALFVFLLLRLSPGDPAAIIAGDMATPEQLARIRAALGLDEPLYIQFFVWLGELLRGDFGTSLISQTPVLTMIHQRLEPTLSLALVSILFTVLISVPLGVIAAWRHGSFIDNFVMSASVVGFSVPVFVIGYLLIQLFAIELRWFPVQGFRSLFDGVGPFASRIVLPALTLSSIYIALISRMTRASMLEVLDEDYIRTARAKGLGERAVLFRHALRNAAVPILTVIGTGFALMVSGVVVTESVFNIPGLGRLIVDAVLARDYPVIQGLILLTSGLYVVINLLIDLSYAATDPRIRY; encoded by the coding sequence ATGCTCAGCTATTTCGTGCGTCGCGTCATCGCGGCGATTCCAGTGATGCTGGTGGTCGCGCTGTTCGTCTTCCTGCTGCTCAGGCTCTCGCCGGGCGACCCGGCGGCGATCATCGCCGGCGACATGGCCACTCCCGAGCAGCTTGCCCGTATCCGTGCCGCCCTGGGCCTCGATGAGCCGCTCTACATCCAGTTCTTCGTCTGGCTCGGCGAGCTGCTGCGCGGTGACTTCGGCACCTCGTTGATCTCCCAGACCCCCGTGCTGACGATGATCCACCAGCGCCTCGAGCCGACTCTGAGCCTTGCGCTGGTGTCGATCCTGTTCACCGTGCTGATCTCGGTACCGCTTGGTGTGATCGCTGCGTGGCGTCACGGCAGCTTCATCGACAACTTCGTGATGTCCGCCTCGGTGGTCGGCTTCTCGGTGCCGGTGTTCGTGATCGGCTATCTGCTGATCCAGCTGTTCGCCATCGAGCTGCGCTGGTTCCCGGTCCAGGGCTTTCGCAGCCTGTTCGATGGTGTCGGTCCGTTCGCCAGCCGCATCGTGCTGCCGGCGCTGACCCTGTCGTCGATCTACATCGCGTTGATCAGCCGGATGACCCGCGCCAGCATGCTCGAAGTGCTCGATGAGGACTACATCCGCACCGCACGGGCCAAGGGGCTGGGCGAGCGCGCGGTGCTGTTTCGCCATGCGCTGCGCAACGCCGCTGTGCCGATCCTCACCGTGATCGGCACCGGCTTCGCGCTGATGGTCTCGGGCGTAGTGGTCACCGAGAGCGTGTTCAACATCCCCGGCCTCGGCCGGCTGATCGTCGATGCGGTGCTGGCCCGCGACTATCCGGTGATCCAGGGGCTGATCCTGCTCACCTCCGGGCTCTACGTGGTGATCAATCTGCTGATCGATCTCTCCTACGCCGCCACCGATCCGAGGATCCGCTACTGA